A genomic segment from bacterium encodes:
- a CDS encoding ABC transporter substrate-binding protein, translated as MVLTGSFQEYQTVRFEGERFLRFWGPPPAFERLTILPLPDPTKRAEAVSSGKADLANNFPLEYYQWGLKQQNIRIVSRAGLGVVFLGFSMVKKSPFADLRVREAVSLAFDREKIIGSEPQPLVVPMHQIVPPGIFGYSSELRPFVYDKGRADLLLKEAGFSKGLQAELLLPNSLEDLGTQIKNQLEGANVHLRLRVLPWKDFYQQFNDRKYQLALFAWSASMGDASDVLDGLRTPKDGTSNHFSYSNPRLDELIELSLRTPKIRDRRKLLNEAMAIIRKDLPVLPIVQRFNIYAVRPDLDWTPRLDRHVRAFDIRPGHR; from the coding sequence CTGGTCCTTACCGGTTCGTTTCAGGAGTACCAAACGGTACGATTTGAAGGGGAGCGTTTTCTTCGTTTTTGGGGACCGCCTCCAGCCTTTGAACGGTTAACCATATTGCCGCTTCCGGATCCAACGAAGCGTGCGGAGGCGGTGTCTTCCGGAAAGGCTGACCTGGCGAATAATTTTCCTCTGGAGTACTACCAATGGGGTTTGAAACAGCAGAACATCCGCATAGTTTCGCGAGCAGGATTGGGTGTCGTTTTCTTAGGGTTTTCGATGGTCAAGAAGAGCCCTTTTGCAGATCTACGCGTCAGGGAAGCAGTGTCACTGGCGTTTGATCGGGAAAAAATCATTGGAAGCGAACCACAGCCTTTGGTTGTGCCAATGCATCAGATTGTCCCACCAGGAATTTTCGGATACTCCAGCGAATTAAGACCTTTCGTGTACGACAAAGGGCGGGCAGATTTGCTCCTGAAAGAAGCAGGTTTTTCCAAAGGGCTGCAAGCCGAACTGCTCCTTCCCAATTCGCTGGAGGACTTAGGCACACAAATCAAAAATCAGTTGGAAGGCGCAAATGTCCACTTGCGTTTGAGGGTATTGCCGTGGAAAGATTTCTACCAACAATTCAACGACAGAAAGTACCAACTCGCACTCTTTGCGTGGTCCGCTTCGATGGGCGATGCCTCCGATGTACTGGATGGTCTGCGCACCCCGAAGGATGGAACCTCCAACCACTTCTCCTATTCCAATCCCAGATTGGATGAACTCATTGAATTATCCTTACGGACTCCTAAAATCAGGGATCGCCGTAAGTTGTTGAATGAGGCCATGGCAATCATTCGAAAGGATCTGCCTGTGCTGCCCATCGTACAGCGTTTCAATATTTATGCGGTGCGACCGGATTTGGATTGGACTCCTCGACTGGACAGGCACGTGCGCGCATTCGATATTCGGCCGGGACACAGATAG
- a CDS encoding cupin domain-containing protein, translating into TPGTTLNVPPEVRHAVQSPQGARLLTIFSPGGFETYLEELVALTEGQYADADFMRRLSEKYDIFDG; encoded by the coding sequence ACGCCGGGCACTACGCTCAATGTCCCTCCGGAGGTGCGGCACGCGGTGCAAAGCCCTCAGGGCGCCAGGCTCTTGACAATCTTCAGCCCGGGAGGCTTTGAGACATACCTCGAAGAACTCGTCGCTTTAACCGAAGGCCAATACGCAGACGCTGACTTTATGAGGCGCCTCTCAGAGAAATACGATATCTTCGATGGCTAA
- a CDS encoding ABC transporter substrate-binding protein — protein sequence MIRYEMQRLTGFVGLLIFLVVCSVCRREEKKVSSNQIVIGQITSAVSLDPHLVNEESTHSTLTHFYSKLVTFGPEMDLQPDLAVRWESLSETVWRLQLREGVVFHDGRSFEAQDVVASILRAQNLGSYDVQSIKHVYAVDRQTVEVQTYDPFPVLLNKLASVYIVPRNTGLTPIKRPLGTGPYRFVSGVPNGTI from the coding sequence ATGATCCGATACGAAATGCAAAGATTAACCGGCTTCGTGGGGCTTCTGATTTTTTTGGTCGTATGCAGTGTTTGCCGGCGTGAGGAGAAAAAAGTCTCTTCCAATCAAATCGTAATCGGGCAGATTACCTCAGCAGTCAGTTTGGATCCTCATCTCGTCAATGAAGAATCGACTCATTCCACGTTGACGCACTTTTACAGCAAGCTCGTAACCTTTGGTCCCGAGATGGACTTGCAGCCCGATCTGGCAGTACGGTGGGAAAGTCTTTCCGAAACGGTATGGCGCTTACAACTTCGCGAAGGTGTGGTTTTTCATGACGGCCGTTCCTTTGAGGCGCAAGACGTAGTTGCCAGCATTCTTCGTGCGCAAAACCTCGGCAGCTATGACGTTCAGTCGATCAAACATGTCTACGCCGTTGACCGTCAAACAGTGGAGGTGCAAACCTACGATCCATTCCCGGTTCTGCTGAACAAGTTGGCCAGTGTTTATATCGTGCCACGAAATACAGGGCTGACTCCAATCAAACGCCCGTTGGGCACTGGTCCTTACCGGTTCGTTTCAGGAGTACCAAACGGTACGATTTGA